Proteins encoded in a region of the Saccharothrix ecbatanensis genome:
- a CDS encoding DUF4303 domain-containing protein — translation MTGSFDWDEFEQVLLEGVVRSVLDAADEHPGERFYAAVLDHIYREEDGRIERPCLGVNSVEALDQEPDDRRAEVRWSAPDWDLYLDNWLPGDSTGRWVEALTAEACSGTTRQWETTFDQYLTTLVSVCRRARTTLRANSATHPDFVVLLLDDEHHEALIRRVLTAEEVRRHFPELEERSVALAGLAALPPSERAAILVPRLGKFDGPIDSDTAESALRDLGPMAFPSLIPLLDVPDRAWQAAKLLADIGRPDDRVVRALCDALSTDGTGLGWAAVALSRLGRLDLVLDQAGRLPPEVVVDAVAAPYTSFRDDAVTVPPLDYRPLADFIEHWPAYVPALDERLQPGHGYCDITVDEVDAAVGGLGSPHVIVRRHAVSVLGWRRLGPHVGRRVLPLLCRTIQQDPDASVRRLAVLSLLWWKKDSRHLADVVREAMEDSAGEVRDAAAYWLREQGADKPA, via the coding sequence GTGACGGGGAGCTTCGACTGGGACGAATTCGAGCAGGTCCTCCTTGAGGGTGTGGTGCGGTCCGTCCTCGATGCGGCGGACGAGCATCCCGGCGAGCGGTTCTACGCGGCCGTGCTCGACCACATCTACCGGGAGGAAGACGGCCGGATCGAGCGGCCGTGCCTGGGGGTCAACAGCGTCGAGGCGTTGGACCAGGAACCCGACGATCGCCGGGCGGAGGTGCGCTGGAGCGCCCCGGACTGGGACCTCTACCTCGACAACTGGCTCCCCGGCGACTCGACCGGACGCTGGGTGGAGGCGCTGACCGCGGAGGCGTGCTCCGGGACGACCCGCCAGTGGGAGACGACCTTCGACCAGTACCTGACGACTCTGGTCAGCGTCTGCCGGCGAGCACGGACGACGCTTCGCGCGAACAGTGCCACCCACCCGGACTTCGTGGTGCTGCTCCTCGACGACGAACACCACGAGGCGCTGATCAGGCGCGTCCTGACCGCCGAGGAGGTGCGGCGGCACTTCCCGGAACTGGAGGAACGATCGGTCGCACTGGCCGGCCTCGCCGCACTCCCACCCTCCGAGCGCGCCGCGATCCTGGTTCCCCGGCTCGGGAAGTTCGACGGTCCCATCGACTCCGACACCGCCGAATCGGCTCTGCGTGATCTCGGCCCCATGGCCTTCCCGTCCCTGATCCCGCTGCTCGACGTCCCGGACCGCGCGTGGCAGGCCGCGAAGCTGCTGGCGGACATCGGCCGGCCGGACGACCGCGTCGTCCGCGCGTTGTGCGACGCGCTCAGCACCGACGGCACGGGCCTCGGGTGGGCCGCGGTGGCGCTGTCCCGCCTTGGTCGGCTCGACCTCGTTCTCGACCAGGCCGGACGCCTACCACCGGAAGTGGTGGTGGATGCCGTCGCCGCGCCGTACACCAGCTTCCGCGACGACGCGGTCACCGTGCCGCCGCTGGACTACCGGCCCTTGGCGGACTTCATCGAACATTGGCCGGCATACGTGCCGGCGCTGGACGAGCGGCTCCAACCCGGGCACGGGTACTGCGACATAACGGTGGACGAGGTGGACGCCGCGGTCGGCGGCTTGGGCTCGCCACACGTCATCGTCCGCCGGCACGCCGTGTCCGTCCTCGGCTGGCGTCGGCTAGGTCCGCACGTCGGCCGGCGGGTGTTGCCGCTGCTCTGCCGGACGATCCAGCAGGATCCGGACGCCTCCGTGCGGCGCTTGGCGGTCCTGTCGCTGCTGTGGTGGAAGAAGGATTCCCGCCACCTGGCGGACGTGGTCCGCGAGGCGATGGAGGACTCCGCGGGCGAGGTCCGTGACGCAGCCGCGTACTGGCTGCGCGAACAGGGCGCGGACAAGCCCGCCTGA
- a CDS encoding ABC transporter substrate-binding protein, with the protein MASSTKSSLAGHPSRGGALRLYGPGSMDHVDPVAVAVGRKIIADEADLSWASPVTEPYDANPTDPGNDLGYALNPYVVFNTVSPNNGGAPARPKVRRALAYAVDKMAILDIYDDLAAGTVMRPARSAIPPGNDGYVPFDLYPTPGDRGDPDQCRRLPAEAGYPDGLTLTILHRDVDANPDVAKSLARDLERAGITVDFRPLGHAHYYAYLQDPAHAEAGSWDLSAPSWTPDWFGDNGRSFLQPMFQTNRNRGTSNYGCYSNPEVDRLIEEALATTDHERAYRAWHEIDVLVMRDAAIVPVLEHAPTIPHLKGKRVRNAIPMPTIDRWFDLSNLWLEETP; encoded by the coding sequence GTGGCCTCCAGCACCAAGTCCAGCCTCGCCGGCCACCCTTCACGGGGTGGCGCCCTCCGGCTCTACGGGCCCGGCAGCATGGACCACGTGGACCCGGTCGCGGTCGCGGTCGGCCGGAAGATCATCGCCGACGAGGCGGATCTGTCGTGGGCATCACCGGTGACCGAGCCGTACGACGCCAACCCCACCGACCCGGGCAACGACCTCGGCTACGCGCTCAACCCGTACGTCGTGTTCAACACCGTGAGCCCGAACAACGGCGGCGCGCCGGCCCGGCCGAAGGTGCGGCGGGCGTTGGCGTACGCCGTGGACAAGATGGCGATCCTCGACATCTACGACGACCTCGCGGCGGGCACGGTGATGCGTCCCGCGCGGTCGGCGATCCCGCCCGGCAACGACGGGTACGTCCCGTTCGACCTGTACCCGACGCCGGGCGACCGGGGTGATCCGGACCAGTGCCGCCGGTTGCCGGCTGAAGCCGGTTACCCCGACGGCCTGACGCTGACCATCCTGCACCGCGACGTGGACGCGAACCCCGACGTGGCCAAGTCCCTCGCCCGCGACCTGGAGCGTGCCGGGATCACGGTCGACTTCCGGCCGCTGGGGCACGCCCACTACTACGCGTACCTCCAGGACCCGGCGCACGCGGAGGCGGGCAGTTGGGACCTGAGCGCGCCGTCGTGGACGCCGGACTGGTTCGGGGACAACGGGCGTTCTTTCCTCCAGCCGATGTTCCAGACCAACCGGAACCGGGGCACCAGCAACTACGGGTGCTACAGCAATCCCGAGGTGGACCGGCTGATCGAGGAGGCGCTGGCCACCACCGATCACGAGCGGGCGTACCGGGCGTGGCACGAGATCGACGTGCTGGTCATGCGGGACGCGGCGATCGTGCCGGTGCTGGAGCACGCCCCCACCATTCCGCATCTGAAGGGCAAACGGGTGCGCAACGCGATCCCGATGCCCACCATCGACCGGTGGTTCGACTTGTCGAACCTGTGGCTGGAGGAGACGCCGTGA
- a CDS encoding DUF899 family protein translates to MSGIDDQAMPPFWPEGASAEYQAARVELAKAERTLRDQVEAVAAARRAMPPGPVSAEYELTEDGPDGPVRTPLRDLFGDHDTLFTYHLMFAPDDDEACPMCSLWVDGFRGVTAHLARHTAFVVIGKAPLDKLRAWARLRKWDGLRILSSYGTTFNADMNAEHPDGAQRPMVSVLRKEGDTVRHFYSLPANHIDGSERAIDLLSPVWNVLDLLPGGRGDWYAGNDYAVADRGTRTAPSKAN, encoded by the coding sequence ATGAGCGGTATCGACGACCAGGCCATGCCGCCGTTCTGGCCGGAGGGCGCCAGTGCGGAGTACCAGGCCGCCAGGGTCGAGCTGGCCAAGGCCGAACGCACGCTGCGGGACCAGGTGGAGGCGGTCGCGGCGGCTCGTCGGGCGATGCCGCCCGGACCGGTGTCGGCCGAGTACGAGCTGACCGAGGACGGCCCCGACGGCCCGGTCCGGACACCGCTGCGCGACCTGTTCGGCGACCACGACACCCTGTTCACCTACCACCTGATGTTCGCGCCGGACGACGACGAGGCCTGCCCGATGTGCTCGCTGTGGGTCGACGGGTTTCGCGGCGTCACGGCCCACTTGGCGCGGCACACGGCGTTCGTCGTGATCGGCAAGGCGCCGCTGGACAAGCTGCGCGCCTGGGCACGCCTGCGGAAGTGGGACGGCCTTCGGATCCTGTCCAGCTACGGCACGACGTTCAACGCGGACATGAACGCCGAGCACCCCGACGGCGCCCAACGTCCGATGGTGAGCGTGCTACGCAAGGAGGGCGACACCGTGCGGCACTTCTACTCGTTGCCCGCCAACCACATCGACGGCTCCGAACGCGCCATCGACCTGCTCAGTCCGGTGTGGAACGTGCTCGACCTGCTGCCCGGCGGGCGCGGCGACTGGTACGCGGGCAACGACTACGCCGTCGCGGACCGGGGCACCCGTACGGCCCCTTCCAAAGCCAATTAA